From the Caldanaerobius fijiensis DSM 17918 genome, the window GGATTTTCTCGATAGAGTTATGGAAGATGAGGAGTACAGCAGTTCATTCATTGATGTGGACCAGGTAGATAGCCTTATGGATGAAAGAAGCCTTCTTGTAGTTGTGGACACCCAACGTCCTGCTTACATGACGTACCCTGAGATCTTAAAGAAAGTTAATAGAATTGTCGTTATAGACCACCACAGGAAAACCAATGATTCTATAGATAAAACCATATTGACGTATATGGAACCATATGCGTCTTCCACCAGCGAACTGGTGACAGAGTTGTTGCAATATATGAAAGATAGGATAGAATTAGATAAAATAGAAGCAGAAGCATTAATGGCCGGCATAATGCTTGACACCAAAAATTTTACTTACAAGACCGGTGTAAGGACCTTTGAAGCCGCATCATTCTTGAGGAGAATGGGTGCAGACTCTACTCACGTGGTTCAGGTATTTAAAGATGATATACAGACATATTCTATCAGAGCCGAAATAGTAAAAGCTGCGGAATTCATGGATAATGGCATAGCTATTTCAATATGCCCATCAAATGTGAGTAATATACATTTATTGGTAGCAGAGGCTGCCAATGAGCTATTAAATATAAAAGGAGTAGAGGCTGCTTTTGTGATGAGCCAGATCAATAATACGGTGATTATCAGTGGAAGATCGATGGGCGATGTCAATGTTCAACTTATACTGGAAAAATTAGGGGGTGGTGGTCATCTCGGAATCGCCGGAGCACAGTTGTTTGATGTAAATATAGATGAAGCTAAAAAATTGCTCTATGAAGCAATAGATAAATATTTTGAGGAGGAGATGTCATGAAGGTTATTCTTTTAAAGGATGTAAAGGGGTTAGGGAAGAAAGACGACGTGGTAAATGCCAGTGACGGTTATGCTAGAAACTATTTGATACCACGAGGGCTGGGTGTAGAAGCTACTGAAAGCAGTATAAGGCAGTTAAAGGAAAAAAAGCGTATGGAGGAGGAAAAAAAGGCCAGAGAAAAAAAAGAGGCACAGGATTTGGCTCAGAGATTGAATTCGACCGGCGTTGTTATAAAAGTTAAAGCAGGAAATGACAAGATTTTTGGGTCTGTCACATCAAAAGAAATAGCGGAAAAGCTCAAAGAACAACATGGCATTGACGTAGATAAGCGTAAGATCATGTTAGAGGAGCCTATAAAATACCTGGGGACTTTTTATGTAGATGTATGGCTGTATCCGGAAGTCACAGCGAAGTTAAAGGTGGTTATTGAGGGGGAATAATAGATGCAAGTAAGGGTTCCACCACACAACATAGAAGCAGAACAGGCGGTACTGGGTGCAATTTTATTAGATAATGATGTGATTACCGATGTAGTGGAATTATTAAAGCCAGAAGATTTTTACAGGGAATCACATAGCATCATATACAGGACCATATTAGAATTATATGATAAGAATCAGCCTGTAGATTTGATTACGGTAACAGATGAATTAAATCAGCGCAAACTTCTAGATAAGGTGGGAGGAGCCGCATATCTTACTTCATTGGTGGCAGGAGTAACCTCAATATCCAACGTGCAGCATTACTGCAAGATAATTGAGGAAAAAGCTGTCATGAGGAGGCTTATTGTGGCCTCATCTGAGATAATGGATGCAGGATACAGTGAATCTGACGATGTAGAAGGTATATTGGATATTGCTGAACAGAAGATATTTGATATAGCTCAAAGTCGCAACAGGCAGCCGTTTACTCCTATTAAAGATATCCTTATAGAAACTATAGACAGAATCGATGAATTGTATAAAAATAAGGGTAAAATAATAGGATTGCCATCTGGTTTCGTCGATCTGGACATGAAGACATCGGGATTTCAGCCGTCTGATCTCATACTTATAGCGGCGCGCCCGTCTATGGGCAAGACGGCTATGGCGATGAACATTGTAGAATATGTAGCTATAAAACAAAAAGTTCCTGTAATGGTATTCAGTTTAGAAATGTCCAAACAGCAGTTGACGCAAAGGCTTTTATGTTCTCTTTCAATGGTAGACAGCCATAAGTTGAGGATGGGAGATTTGACAGAAGAGGATTGGCCCAAACTGGCTGCTGCTGTTGGCATACTTTCTGAAGCTCCTATATATATAGACGATACCCCTGCTATCACCACTATGGAAATGAGAGCAAAATGTAGGCGCCTGAAGCTGGAAAAGGGACTTGGTCTTGTGGTTATAGATTATCTA encodes:
- the rplI gene encoding 50S ribosomal protein L9; protein product: MKVILLKDVKGLGKKDDVVNASDGYARNYLIPRGLGVEATESSIRQLKEKKRMEEEKKAREKKEAQDLAQRLNSTGVVIKVKAGNDKIFGSVTSKEIAEKLKEQHGIDVDKRKIMLEEPIKYLGTFYVDVWLYPEVTAKLKVVIEGE
- the dnaB gene encoding replicative DNA helicase, giving the protein MQVRVPPHNIEAEQAVLGAILLDNDVITDVVELLKPEDFYRESHSIIYRTILELYDKNQPVDLITVTDELNQRKLLDKVGGAAYLTSLVAGVTSISNVQHYCKIIEEKAVMRRLIVASSEIMDAGYSESDDVEGILDIAEQKIFDIAQSRNRQPFTPIKDILIETIDRIDELYKNKGKIIGLPSGFVDLDMKTSGFQPSDLILIAARPSMGKTAMAMNIVEYVAIKQKVPVMVFSLEMSKQQLTQRLLCSLSMVDSHKLRMGDLTEEDWPKLAAAVGILSEAPIYIDDTPAITTMEMRAKCRRLKLEKGLGLVVIDYLQLMQSNKKAESRQQEVSEISRSLKALAREIDVPVIALSQLSRAPETRSDHRPMLSDLRESGSIEQDADIVMFLYRDDYYNPDTDKKNIAEVIIAKQRNGPTGTVELAWLGQYTKFANIARNLKE